The following coding sequences are from one Lasioglossum baleicum chromosome 18, iyLasBale1, whole genome shotgun sequence window:
- the LOC143218199 gene encoding uncharacterized protein LOC143218199, producing the protein MYELCILGPILPSLEEFQERDSGWALSRILNLTVGINKFNPLHAGCQINIPREIALKKATINVYSKDNACFAWSVMAALYPATAHSNHQSSYPEYTTVLNFEDIEFPMLLNQITRFEKLNDISINVYGFEDIFEKKKRVKSFFPLRITNQKRNRHVNLLYIQD; encoded by the coding sequence ATGTACGAGCTATGCATCTTGGGGCCGATCCTACCGTCGTTGGAAGAATTTCAGGAACGTGATAGCGGATGGGCATTGTCGCGAATACTCAATCTTACAGTCGGTATCAACAAATTTAACCCGCTGCATGCGGGGTGTCAGATCAATATACCGAGAGAAATAGCGTTGAAGAAAGCTACAATTAATGTTTACTCCAAAGACAATGCATGCTTTGCATGGTCGGTGATGGCAGCTCTGTATCCAGCGACTGCTCACAGTAACCATCAAAGTTCGTACCCGGAATACACAACTGTCTTAAACTTTGAAGACATCGAGTTTCCCATGCTGCTGAATCAAATTACCCGGTTCGAAAAGTTGAATGATATTTCGATCAATGTATATGGTTTTGAAGACATCTTCGAGAAGAAAAAAAgggtaaaatcattttttccacTTCGTATCACCAATCAGAAGAGGAATCGACACGTCAACTTGCTGTACATACAAGACTAG